A stretch of Mytilus edulis chromosome 11, xbMytEdul2.2, whole genome shotgun sequence DNA encodes these proteins:
- the LOC139495241 gene encoding FMRFamide peptide receptor frpr-18-like — translation MESNFTNGTLYAIGRQPERWGWWTQQIVTPIIVLIGIGGNIMSFLLMKTKSLRKKSYSHFLCALAVFDSLCLINRQIALIHQLMHDKKKDGVFTNYSDISCQIYSFYEHVCYLMSSWLIVGMAAERVVAMCLPFRKTILRTQTGAIVMIISTFVLMCISQIFRFIMIKNVGGNCEGDMDKHSEYLNLHIYFYQFTLVLTLPFILVLVCNSMVIYQIHRVRKAASGNTRSRVVERSHKTTLMLLAISFTYLVTMLPLVIISFVWQVALENQDIEMVFFLMPFQSFVSVISYCNYGVNFFIYILSGRSFRLELKRIFRRERHLSMSSTRTREEVMKLQ, via the exons ATGGAGTCAAACTTCACAAATGGAACATTATATGCTATAG GTCGCCAACCAGAACGGTGGGGATGGTGGACTCAGCAGATAGTGACACCGATAATCGTTCTTATTGGAATTGGCGGGAATATAATGTCTTTTTTACTCATGAAAACCAAATCCCTTCGCAAGAAATCCTACAGTCACTTTCTCTGTGCTTTGGCAGTATTTGACAGTCTGTGTTTGATTAATCGACAGATCGCATTGATTCACCAACTCATGCACGATAAAAAGAAAGATGGCGTCTTTACAAATTACAGCGACATCTCGTGTCAAATTTATAGCTTTTATGAGCACGTGTGTTATCTAATGTCATCATGGCTTATTGTAGGAATGGCTGCTGAGCGGGTTGTAGCGATGTGCTTGCCGTTTAGAAAGACAATATTGAGAACACAGACCGGAGCAATCGTGATGATCATTTCAACATTTGTTCTTATGTGCATATCTCAAATATTCCGTTTCATAATGATAAAAAATGTCGGCGGTAACTGTGAAGGCGATATGGACAAACATTCAGAATATTTGAATCTACACATATATTTTTACCAGTTTACACTGGTTCTAACATTACCGTTTATATTGGTACTTGTTTGTAATAGCATGGTAATCTATCAGATACATCGAGTGAGAAAGGCTGCTTCTGGTAACACGAGATCTCGCGTTGTAGAACGATCTCACAAAACCACGTTGATGTTACTTGCCATCTCATTTACATATCTGGTAACCATGCTTCCTCTGGTGATAATATCATTTGTATGGCAGGTAGCTCTAGAAAACCAAGACATAGAGATGGTATTCTTTCTAATGCCTTTTCAATCATTTGTCTCCGTTATATCATACTGTAATTACGGTGTGAATTTCTTTATATACATTCTGTCGGGTCGATCTTTCCGTCTTGAACTCAAGAGGATATTCCGAAGAGAACGGCATCTCAGTATGTCTTCCACAAGAACAAGAGAAGAAGTAATGAAGCTTCAATAA